The proteins below come from a single Deltaproteobacteria bacterium genomic window:
- a CDS encoding amidophosphoribosyltransferase, which produces MMYPIYEDQELKEECGIFGIHGHPEAAKLTYFGLYALQHRGEESAGIVISDGSQVREQKGMGLVADVFNEQSLSALHGNLAIGHVRYSTTGSSMLKNAQPFLVSHAGMALAIAHNGNLTNAHELRQSLEKKGSIFQSTMDSEIFIHLIAHSMEQGFESALIHALSQVQGAYSMLLLTQDQLIGARDPHGFRPLCLGKLNGAYVLASETCALDLIEAQYVRDIEPGEIIFINQNGLRSVKPAAKTQSAFCIFEFIYFARPDSYIFGQNVYQVRKRLGQMLAKEFQPQGDLAMPFPDSGNYAALGFAEASKIPFEMGVIRNHYVGRTFIQPSQSMRDFGVRVKLNPVRSVLKGKRVVIIEDSIIRGTTSRTRVQAVRSAGASEVHMLVSCPPHQFPCYYGIDFSTKGELIACHHSVEDIRKFLELDSLGYLSMGGMVEATGLPESSFCLACFNGRYSVEPDTAFTKLCLER; this is translated from the coding sequence ATGATGTACCCGATTTATGAGGATCAGGAATTAAAAGAAGAGTGTGGCATTTTCGGGATCCATGGGCATCCGGAAGCCGCTAAGCTGACCTATTTTGGCCTCTACGCCCTCCAACACCGTGGGGAAGAGAGCGCCGGGATTGTCATCTCCGATGGCTCCCAGGTCCGGGAACAAAAGGGCATGGGCCTGGTGGCGGATGTTTTTAATGAACAGAGCCTGTCCGCCCTTCATGGAAACCTGGCTATCGGACATGTGCGTTACTCTACGACCGGGTCTTCCATGTTGAAAAATGCCCAGCCCTTCCTGGTCTCTCATGCCGGAATGGCCCTGGCCATTGCCCATAACGGGAATCTGACCAACGCCCATGAGTTGCGGCAGAGTCTGGAAAAGAAAGGCTCCATCTTCCAGTCCACCATGGACAGCGAGATCTTTATCCATCTTATCGCCCATAGTATGGAACAAGGTTTTGAGTCGGCCCTGATCCATGCCTTATCGCAAGTCCAGGGGGCCTATTCCATGCTCCTTTTAACCCAGGACCAATTGATTGGGGCCCGTGATCCCCATGGGTTCCGGCCTCTGTGCTTAGGGAAGTTAAATGGGGCTTATGTGCTGGCTTCCGAAACCTGCGCCCTGGATTTGATCGAGGCCCAATATGTCAGGGATATTGAGCCCGGAGAAATTATTTTTATAAACCAGAACGGCCTGCGGTCGGTTAAGCCTGCTGCCAAGACCCAAAGTGCCTTTTGCATCTTTGAGTTTATTTATTTCGCCCGGCCGGATAGTTATATCTTCGGACAAAATGTCTATCAGGTGCGTAAACGATTAGGGCAGATGCTGGCCAAGGAATTTCAACCCCAGGGGGACCTGGCCATGCCCTTTCCGGACTCCGGAAATTACGCCGCCCTCGGATTTGCCGAGGCCTCCAAAATCCCTTTTGAAATGGGGGTCATCCGCAATCATTATGTCGGGCGGACCTTTATTCAGCCTTCCCAGAGTATGCGGGATTTTGGCGTTCGGGTAAAGCTGAATCCGGTCCGTTCGGTCCTTAAAGGGAAACGGGTGGTCATCATCGAAGATTCCATTATTCGAGGGACCACCAGTCGTACCCGGGTCCAGGCCGTCCGATCGGCCGGGGCCAGTGAAGTCCACATGCTGGTCAGTTGTCCTCCCCACCAGTTTCCCTGTTATTACGGGATTGATTTTTCCACCAAAGGGGAGTTGATCGCCTGTCACCATTCGGTCGAGGATATCAGGAAGTTTTTAGAGCTGGACAGTCTGGGATATTTGAGCATGGGAGGCATGGTGGAGGCTACCGGTTTGCCGGAGTCCAGTTTTTGCCTGGCTTGTTTTAATGGCCGCTACTCGGTAGAGCCCGATACCGCCTTTACCAAGCTTTGTCTGGAAAGATAG
- the carB gene encoding carbamoyl-phosphate synthase large subunit yields the protein MPRRTDLNKILIIGSGPIIISQACEFDYSGTQACKALREEGFEIVLVNSNPATIMTDPEMAHRTYIEPVTPEVVAKIIERERPQALLPTLGGQTGLNTAVAVAEMGVLTAYGVEMIGASLPVIKKAEDRDEFRRAMWKIGLRVPESVIATDLSQARELVEKIGYPVIIRPSFTLGGTGGGVAYNREEFEILVAAGLEASMIHQVMLEESVLGWKEYELEVMRDFKDNVVIICSIENFDPMGVHTGDSITVAPAQTLTDKEYQVMRDASLAIIREIGVETGGSNIQFAVHPGSGEMVVIEMNPRVSRSSALASKAPGFPIAKIAAKLAVGYTLDEIPNDITKETMASFEPTIDYCVVKIPRWTFEKFPGTEDYLTTSMKSVGEAMAIGRTFKEALQKGIRSLEIGRFGFGADGKDLYNVPLDEIHKKLRQTNSERIFYLKAALEAGLSIEKIYDLTRIDPWFLHNLAQIMEMEKTLAGCTLETLSPDLLQQAKGFGFSDVQLGHLLKVPPSEIFRRRQELHILPVYKLVDTCAAEFEAFTPYYYSTYEMEDEFRPSDKERIMILGGGPNRIGQGIEFDYCCVHASMTAKEEGYTSIMVNSNPETVSTDYDISDKLYFEPLTHEDVYHIIDREKPKGVIVQFGGQTPLNLAVGLQAAQAPIIGTSPDSIDRAEDRERFQELLKKLGLIQPKNGTAFTVEEALKVAESIGYPVVVRPSYVLGGRAMEIVYEPAALKTFMAKAVLVSPGHPILIDKFLEEAIEIDVDAVSDGEKTLICGIMEHIEEAGIHSGDSACVLPPYTLKPDQIERIKANTYALAGELEVRGLMNIQYALKDNILYVLEVNPRASRTIPFVSKATGIPWAKVATRVMLGVSLKSQGLTREINPSHISVKESVFPFLRFPGVDTLLGPEMKSTGEVMGIDRSFGLAFAKSQLAAGSKLPLSGTVFISVKDQDKKMILSTARKLYNLGFKIMATSGTSRFFDQAGLSNQMVNKVREGRPHVVDLIKNGEIQLVVNTSVGSKSVSESYSIRQTALVHSIPYTTTVAGARATAEAIEALQQKKLSVRTIQEYHNDLK from the coding sequence ATGCCCAGGCGAACCGATCTCAACAAAATCCTGATCATCGGCTCCGGCCCGATCATCATCAGCCAGGCCTGCGAATTCGATTATTCCGGCACCCAGGCCTGCAAGGCCTTGCGGGAAGAAGGCTTTGAAATCGTCCTGGTCAACAGCAACCCGGCCACCATCATGACCGATCCGGAGATGGCCCATCGGACCTATATCGAACCGGTCACCCCGGAGGTCGTGGCCAAGATCATCGAGCGGGAACGCCCCCAGGCCCTGCTCCCGACCCTGGGCGGACAGACCGGTCTCAATACCGCTGTGGCCGTGGCCGAGATGGGGGTCCTCACGGCTTACGGCGTGGAAATGATCGGGGCTTCTTTGCCGGTGATCAAAAAAGCAGAAGACCGGGATGAGTTTCGTCGGGCCATGTGGAAGATCGGACTGAGGGTCCCGGAGAGCGTTATCGCCACTGATCTTTCGCAAGCCAGGGAATTGGTGGAAAAGATCGGTTATCCGGTTATCATCCGTCCGAGTTTCACCCTGGGGGGCACCGGCGGCGGGGTGGCTTATAATCGGGAAGAGTTTGAGATCCTGGTGGCGGCCGGTCTGGAAGCCAGCATGATCCACCAGGTCATGCTGGAAGAATCGGTCCTGGGCTGGAAAGAATATGAACTGGAAGTCATGCGGGATTTCAAGGATAATGTGGTGATCATCTGTTCTATCGAGAACTTCGATCCCATGGGGGTCCACACCGGAGATTCCATAACCGTGGCCCCGGCCCAGACCTTGACCGACAAAGAATATCAGGTCATGCGGGATGCCTCCCTGGCCATTATCCGTGAGATCGGGGTAGAGACCGGCGGATCGAATATCCAGTTTGCCGTCCATCCCGGCAGCGGGGAAATGGTGGTCATTGAAATGAATCCCCGGGTTTCCCGTTCCTCGGCCCTGGCCTCCAAGGCTCCGGGATTCCCGATTGCCAAGATTGCCGCCAAATTGGCCGTGGGTTATACCCTTGATGAAATCCCCAATGATATTACCAAGGAAACCATGGCCTCCTTTGAGCCGACCATCGACTATTGTGTGGTCAAGATTCCCCGCTGGACCTTTGAAAAATTTCCCGGGACGGAAGATTATCTGACCACTTCCATGAAGTCCGTGGGGGAGGCCATGGCCATCGGCCGGACCTTTAAAGAGGCCCTGCAAAAAGGGATCCGTTCTTTGGAGATCGGTCGCTTCGGCTTTGGGGCTGATGGAAAAGATTTGTACAATGTCCCGTTGGATGAAATCCATAAAAAACTCCGTCAGACCAATTCCGAAAGGATTTTTTATCTTAAAGCCGCCCTGGAAGCCGGCCTCAGCATTGAAAAAATTTATGACCTGACCCGGATTGATCCCTGGTTTCTCCACAACCTGGCCCAGATCATGGAAATGGAAAAAACCCTGGCCGGCTGTACCCTGGAAACCCTCTCTCCGGATCTGCTGCAACAAGCCAAAGGATTCGGCTTTTCCGATGTGCAATTGGGTCATCTGCTTAAGGTCCCCCCTTCGGAAATATTCCGGCGCCGACAGGAACTCCATATCCTCCCGGTCTATAAGCTGGTCGATACCTGTGCCGCTGAATTCGAGGCCTTTACGCCCTATTATTATTCAACATATGAGATGGAAGATGAATTCCGTCCTTCCGATAAAGAGCGCATCATGATCTTAGGGGGCGGACCGAATCGTATCGGTCAGGGGATAGAATTCGACTATTGCTGTGTCCACGCCTCGATGACGGCCAAAGAAGAGGGCTATACCAGTATCATGGTCAACAGCAATCCGGAGACGGTCAGTACGGATTATGATATCTCCGATAAACTTTACTTCGAACCCCTGACCCATGAAGATGTCTACCATATTATCGATCGGGAAAAACCTAAAGGCGTCATCGTTCAGTTCGGGGGCCAAACCCCTTTGAATCTGGCCGTAGGTCTTCAGGCAGCCCAGGCCCCGATTATCGGAACTTCTCCGGACAGCATCGACCGGGCCGAAGACCGGGAACGGTTTCAAGAACTTTTAAAAAAATTAGGGCTAATCCAACCGAAAAACGGGACCGCCTTTACGGTGGAAGAGGCCCTCAAGGTGGCCGAATCCATCGGATATCCGGTGGTCGTCCGTCCTTCCTATGTCCTGGGGGGCCGGGCTATGGAGATCGTCTATGAGCCGGCCGCCCTGAAAACTTTCATGGCCAAAGCGGTTCTGGTTTCACCGGGACATCCCATCCTGATTGATAAGTTTCTGGAAGAGGCCATTGAAATCGACGTGGATGCCGTTTCCGACGGAGAGAAGACCTTGATCTGCGGGATCATGGAGCACATTGAAGAGGCCGGAATCCACTCCGGTGACAGCGCTTGTGTTCTGCCTCCTTATACCCTTAAACCGGATCAGATCGAACGGATCAAGGCCAATACTTACGCCCTGGCCGGAGAGTTGGAGGTTCGGGGTCTGATGAATATCCAATATGCCCTCAAAGACAATATCCTCTATGTCCTGGAAGTCAATCCCCGGGCCTCCCGGACCATCCCTTTTGTCAGCAAGGCCACCGGGATTCCCTGGGCCAAAGTGGCCACCCGGGTCATGCTGGGCGTAAGTCTCAAGTCCCAGGGATTGACCCGTGAAATCAATCCCTCCCATATTTCGGTCAAAGAATCGGTTTTCCCTTTCTTGCGTTTTCCCGGAGTCGATACCCTCCTCGGTCCGGAGATGAAGTCCACCGGCGAGGTCATGGGTATCGATCGCAGCTTTGGTCTGGCCTTCGCCAAATCGCAACTGGCGGCCGGCAGCAAACTGCCCCTTTCCGGCACGGTTTTTATCAGTGTCAAGGATCAGGATAAGAAAATGATTTTATCCACGGCCCGAAAATTATATAATCTGGGTTTTAAAATTATGGCCACCTCGGGGACTTCGCGGTTTTTTGATCAGGCCGGGCTTTCCAATCAAATGGTCAACAAAGTTCGGGAAGGCCGGCCCCATGTGGTAGATCTAATAAAAAACGGAGAGATCCAACTGGTCGTCAACACCTCCGTTGGTTCAAAAAGCGTCTCTGAATCCTATTCCATCCGGCAAACCGCTTTGGTGCATAGTATCCCCTATACCACCACGGTAGCCGGGGCCAGGGCCACGGCCGAGGCCATCGAGGCTCTGCAGCAGAAAAAGCTTTCGGTGCGGACTATTCAGGAGTATCATAACGATTTGAAATAG
- the carA gene encoding glutamine-hydrolyzing carbamoyl-phosphate synthase small subunit, translating into MKALLALEDGTVFPARSFTGPGEAGGECVFNTAMTGYQEVITDPSYKGQMVTMTYPLIGNYGINDQDVESDRIQVEAFLVKEYLPFPSNFRSQAPLADYLMKSGVLGLEGIDTRALTRHLRNHGAMRAWASTDCLNPEALIEKSKAVPPMLGQGLVGQVTAAQPYSWTQGKVQPLSPEQIKNPWNVSGSGFKVVVLDCGVKYNILRSLERRGCQVLVVPALTPARDILAVKPDGFLLTNGPGDPAVNPEIIQTVRNLLDMLPIFGICLGHQILGLALGGITSKLKFGHRGANQPVKYLRTGRVEITSQNHGFSVDLDSMKDPDVELTHINLNDQTLEGMEHKRLPVFSVQYHPEASPGPHDASYLFDHFLSLMESNRKG; encoded by the coding sequence ATGAAAGCCTTGTTAGCCTTAGAAGATGGCACCGTGTTTCCCGCCAGGTCCTTTACCGGCCCTGGTGAGGCCGGTGGGGAATGCGTTTTCAATACAGCCATGACCGGATATCAGGAGGTGATAACCGACCCTTCTTATAAGGGCCAAATGGTTACCATGACCTATCCTTTGATCGGAAATTATGGGATCAACGACCAGGATGTGGAATCAGACCGGATCCAGGTTGAGGCCTTTCTGGTCAAGGAATATCTGCCTTTCCCAAGCAATTTTCGCTCCCAGGCCCCTTTGGCCGATTATCTTATGAAAAGTGGTGTCCTGGGTCTGGAAGGGATTGACACCCGGGCCTTGACCAGACATCTGAGAAACCATGGGGCCATGAGGGCCTGGGCCTCGACCGATTGCCTGAACCCCGAGGCTCTGATCGAAAAGAGCAAGGCCGTTCCTCCCATGCTCGGGCAGGGATTGGTGGGGCAGGTAACGGCCGCACAGCCTTATTCCTGGACTCAGGGAAAGGTCCAGCCCCTATCTCCCGAACAAATAAAGAATCCCTGGAACGTCTCGGGATCGGGCTTTAAGGTCGTGGTCCTGGACTGCGGCGTGAAATACAACATCCTGCGCTCCCTGGAGCGAAGAGGCTGTCAAGTTCTGGTCGTACCGGCCTTGACCCCGGCCAGGGATATCCTGGCCGTCAAACCCGATGGATTTTTGCTGACCAACGGACCCGGTGATCCGGCCGTCAATCCGGAGATCATCCAAACGGTTCGGAATCTTTTGGATATGCTGCCCATCTTCGGCATCTGCCTGGGCCACCAGATCCTGGGTCTGGCCCTGGGCGGTATAACTTCCAAACTCAAGTTCGGCCACCGCGGGGCCAACCAGCCGGTTAAGTATCTCAGGACTGGCCGGGTGGAGATCACCTCTCAAAACCATGGTTTTTCGGTGGACCTGGATTCGATGAAGGATCCTGATGTGGAATTAACTCATATTAATCTAAATGATCAAACCCTGGAAGGTATGGAGCATAAACGATTGCCTGTTTTTTCAGTACAATATCATCCCGAGGCCTCGCCCGGTCCCCACGATGCCTCTTATCTCTTTGACCATTTCCTTTCCCTGATGGAAAGCAACCGGAAAGGATAA
- a CDS encoding 3-deoxy-D-manno-octulosonic acid transferase — MYNLSQGKYSNHLVERLGRYPQSLRPEATLPNGRPIWIQAVSVGEVKAAVALTQRIKEQLPDVPLLLSTTTPAGRETAEKLLGKDIPLIYYPLDFWLCVKRALKFFRPRAFIALETELWPNFLFQAGRSGCKLILVNGRISQRSFRRYSKIRWFIGPLLRNFKVLMVRHGDDAKNLIALGARAEQVHILGNIKYDSLLDQGRETVKTKIRQRLLLSEEGPVIVAGSTRGGEEAILLSVYNRLRTHFPDLALILAPRHINRCAEIEDLLKKQRVSYQLYSRILQSGGLRKEAVILVDRIGDLFALYSLATLVFCGASLVPKGGQNILEPAAWGKLVFYGPYMDDFKDARDFLEKAGAGIGVAGEVELTEGMHYFLEHPEEAAERGEAGLQALKSKRGLTQKAAEMIAEIIRN, encoded by the coding sequence TTGTATAATCTGTCCCAAGGAAAGTATAGTAACCATCTGGTCGAACGATTAGGTCGTTACCCGCAATCCCTTCGGCCGGAGGCAACCTTGCCCAATGGGAGACCCATCTGGATTCAAGCCGTCTCAGTGGGCGAAGTCAAGGCAGCGGTGGCCCTGACACAGAGGATCAAAGAGCAACTCCCCGATGTTCCTCTCCTTCTTTCTACAACAACCCCGGCAGGAAGGGAAACAGCCGAAAAGCTCTTGGGAAAAGATATACCCCTTATCTATTATCCCCTGGATTTTTGGCTATGTGTCAAAAGGGCCTTAAAATTTTTCCGTCCCAGGGCCTTTATCGCCCTGGAAACGGAACTTTGGCCAAACTTTCTTTTTCAGGCGGGTCGATCGGGTTGTAAACTGATCCTGGTCAATGGCCGGATTTCGCAGCGTTCTTTCAGACGGTATTCCAAAATCCGCTGGTTCATAGGACCCCTGCTCAGGAATTTCAAGGTCTTGATGGTCAGGCATGGGGATGACGCCAAAAATTTGATCGCCCTGGGTGCCAGGGCGGAGCAGGTCCATATCCTGGGGAATATCAAATATGACAGTCTGTTGGATCAGGGCCGGGAAACTGTAAAGACCAAGATCCGGCAAAGGCTTCTTCTTTCCGAGGAAGGGCCTGTCATAGTGGCCGGAAGTACCCGGGGAGGGGAAGAAGCGATTCTCCTTTCCGTGTATAACCGTTTAAGGACCCATTTCCCGGATCTGGCCCTCATCCTGGCCCCTCGCCATATCAATCGATGTGCGGAGATAGAGGACTTATTAAAAAAACAAAGGGTGTCTTACCAGCTTTACAGCCGGATTCTTCAATCCGGGGGGCTCCGGAAAGAAGCGGTCATCCTTGTCGACCGAATCGGAGACCTCTTTGCCCTCTATAGCCTGGCTACCCTGGTTTTTTGCGGGGCCAGTCTGGTCCCCAAGGGAGGACAGAACATTTTGGAGCCGGCGGCCTGGGGAAAGTTGGTTTTCTACGGACCCTATATGGATGATTTTAAGGATGCCCGGGACTTTTTAGAAAAGGCCGGGGCCGGAATCGGTGTGGCCGGCGAGGTTGAATTGACGGAAGGGATGCATTATTTTTTGGAGCATCCGGAGGAGGCTGCCGAAAGAGGGGAAGCCGGCCTCCAGGCCTTGAAATCCAAAAGAGGACTCACCCAAAAAGCGGCAGAGATGATTGCCGAGATTATCAGGAATTGA
- a CDS encoding AAA family ATPase, which yields MPKTNPIEINERFQQALELMENTDRHLFVTGKAGTGKSTLLDHFRKMTRKKIAVLAPTGVAALNVRGQTIHSFCGFKPDISLDKVKKKSPKDSKRPTLYKQLETIVIDEVSMVRADLLDCVEKFLRLNGRQPKKSFGGIQMIFIGDLYQLPPVVTSAEKAVFRLQYETPYFFSSRIFTTPRFEMEFVELEKIYRQTDEDFIGLLNAIRNRSITDADMVRLNQNCAPDFLPEADDFYIYLTSTNDQAFQRNQEKLDRLAGKAVTFQGLIEGDFEPSALPTETILEVKTGAQVMLLNNDPLGRWVNGSIGKITGIISRRGEEDTIQVELEDNTVARVTPVTWEILKYTYDANARKIFSQPVGAFTQYPLKLAWAITIHKSQGKTFEKVVIDIGRGTFAHGQVYVALSRCTSLKGLILSKPIQKHHILMDFRVVKFLTRFQYKKAEERLSYVDKVRIIKEVMEEKKDLEIIYLKPDDTKSRRRIRPESIEMMEYGGKRFEGLRAYCHERQDLRHFRLDRILEIKTETKNI from the coding sequence ATGCCCAAAACCAACCCGATCGAGATCAATGAGCGATTTCAGCAGGCCCTGGAGCTGATGGAGAATACCGACCGGCATCTTTTTGTCACCGGGAAGGCCGGGACGGGAAAATCGACCTTGCTGGATCATTTTCGAAAAATGACCCGCAAAAAGATCGCCGTCCTGGCCCCTACCGGGGTGGCGGCCCTCAATGTCCGGGGGCAGACCATCCATTCCTTTTGCGGCTTTAAACCGGATATTTCCCTGGATAAGGTCAAAAAAAAGAGCCCAAAGGACAGCAAGCGGCCGACCCTCTATAAACAACTGGAAACCATCGTTATCGACGAAGTCTCCATGGTCCGGGCCGACCTCCTGGACTGTGTGGAGAAATTCCTCCGCCTCAACGGCCGGCAGCCTAAAAAATCATTCGGCGGAATCCAGATGATTTTTATCGGCGACCTTTATCAACTCCCTCCCGTGGTCACCTCGGCTGAAAAGGCCGTTTTCCGCCTTCAATATGAAACCCCTTATTTTTTTTCCTCCCGAATTTTTACGACCCCTCGTTTTGAAATGGAATTCGTGGAGCTGGAAAAGATCTACCGCCAGACTGATGAAGATTTCATCGGTCTTCTCAACGCCATCCGGAACCGTTCCATCACCGATGCCGATATGGTCCGGCTCAATCAAAATTGCGCCCCGGATTTTCTTCCGGAGGCAGATGATTTTTATATTTATCTGACCAGTACCAATGACCAGGCCTTTCAGAGAAATCAGGAAAAACTGGATCGTCTTGCGGGTAAAGCGGTTACCTTTCAAGGCCTTATCGAAGGCGACTTCGAACCCTCGGCCCTGCCCACCGAGACGATTCTGGAAGTGAAAACCGGGGCCCAGGTCATGCTTCTCAATAATGATCCCCTTGGCCGCTGGGTCAACGGCTCGATCGGCAAGATCACCGGGATCATTTCCCGCCGTGGGGAAGAAGATACCATCCAGGTGGAGTTGGAGGACAATACGGTTGCCCGGGTTACGCCCGTTACCTGGGAGATCTTAAAATATACCTACGATGCCAATGCCCGGAAAATATTTTCCCAACCGGTGGGCGCCTTCACCCAATACCCCCTGAAACTGGCCTGGGCCATTACCATTCACAAGAGTCAGGGCAAGACCTTTGAAAAGGTGGTCATCGACATCGGCCGGGGTACCTTCGCCCACGGGCAGGTTTATGTGGCCCTGAGCCGCTGCACCAGCCTTAAAGGCCTGATTCTTTCCAAGCCCATTCAAAAGCATCACATTCTGATGGATTTCAGGGTGGTTAAATTTCTGACCCGGTTTCAATATAAAAAGGCCGAAGAAAGACTTTCTTATGTCGACAAGGTCAGGATCATTAAAGAGGTGATGGAGGAAAAAAAAGACCTGGAGATCATCTATCTCAAACCGGATGACACCAAATCCCGCCGCCGCATCCGCCCCGAGTCTATTGAGATGATGGAATATGGAGGAAAACGATTCGAAGGCCTGCGCGCCTACTGCCATGAAAGGCAGGACCTGCGTCATTTTCGTCTCGACCGGATATTGGAGATAAAAACTGAAACCAAAAATATTTAA
- a CDS encoding tripartite tricarboxylate transporter substrate binding protein, translated as MLVSKSKCFWVVLALVGMMIPGLAHSANFPNKPITLIVPYPAGGATDVVIRPLAEAAKKYLGQPVIVENKGGGGGAVGVGSIIGKNPDGYLLSVVVTSLHRVSYINKLSFDTVKDITPVMRVGGYLYGILVNQNSPHKTLKDLLDYAKANPGKLSYMASGIGTGGHIAMEELGYFSGGLKFNHLPSKGDQESSTALLGGHVDAISTTSGWIPLVEAGKLRLLATYGDKRTKRYPNIPTVYELGYKFVHTSPIGIVGPKGMPKEIIKVLHDAFKKALDDPLFLETMAKFEMPVMYQNSEDFGKYWAEAYGEAGEHVKKYMKK; from the coding sequence ATGCTCGTCTCAAAAAGCAAGTGTTTTTGGGTAGTTTTGGCATTGGTGGGGATGATGATCCCCGGTCTGGCCCATTCGGCTAATTTTCCGAACAAACCTATTACCCTGATCGTCCCTTACCCGGCCGGAGGGGCAACCGACGTGGTTATCCGGCCTCTGGCGGAAGCGGCCAAAAAATATCTCGGCCAACCGGTGATTGTGGAAAACAAAGGCGGCGGCGGCGGAGCTGTAGGCGTTGGCAGCATTATCGGGAAAAATCCGGATGGCTACCTTCTTTCAGTAGTGGTTACCAGCCTCCACCGGGTTTCCTATATCAATAAGCTCTCTTTTGATACGGTAAAGGATATAACCCCCGTCATGCGGGTTGGCGGTTACCTTTATGGTATCCTGGTCAATCAAAATTCCCCCCATAAGACTCTGAAAGACCTGCTGGATTATGCCAAGGCCAATCCTGGAAAGCTCAGTTACATGGCTTCCGGGATCGGAACCGGTGGGCATATCGCCATGGAAGAACTGGGCTATTTTTCCGGAGGCCTCAAGTTCAATCATCTGCCTTCGAAAGGGGACCAGGAATCCTCCACAGCCCTTCTGGGCGGTCACGTAGATGCCATTTCCACGACATCCGGCTGGATCCCCCTGGTCGAGGCCGGAAAACTGCGATTATTGGCCACCTATGGAGACAAAAGGACCAAGCGGTATCCCAACATACCCACCGTATATGAGCTGGGGTATAAATTTGTTCATACCTCTCCCATCGGTATTGTGGGCCCCAAAGGGATGCCCAAAGAGATCATCAAGGTCTTGCATGATGCCTTCAAGAAAGCCCTGGATGATCCCTTGTTTTTAGAGACCATGGCTAAATTCGAGATGCCGGTCATGTATCAAAATTCGGAGGATTTCGGGAAATATTGGGCCGAGGCTTATGGTGAAGCCGGGGAACATGTCAAAAAATATATGAAGAAATAG
- a CDS encoding tripartite tricarboxylate transporter TctB family protein, translating to MKKSSSIINIIWIAFSAAVALEAWRLDPGNLHSPGPGFLPFIAAVLLGILAVIAFIQTLKEKASQDKGFLSFGDYLIKVGFLTGALIVYVFLLNVLGFLLGTFLLLLLLFRIVEPLRWRTVLMATLITLGVVYLLFNVFLGTQLPKGVLGL from the coding sequence TTGAAAAAATCGTCCTCGATCATCAATATCATCTGGATCGCCTTTTCGGCTGCCGTTGCCCTGGAAGCCTGGCGTTTGGACCCGGGTAACCTCCATTCCCCCGGGCCGGGTTTTTTGCCTTTTATAGCCGCTGTGCTCCTGGGAATTCTGGCGGTAATCGCTTTTATCCAGACCCTGAAGGAAAAGGCCTCCCAGGACAAGGGATTCCTCTCCTTCGGGGATTATTTGATCAAGGTAGGTTTCCTGACCGGGGCCTTGATCGTTTACGTCTTTTTACTTAATGTACTGGGTTTTTTATTGGGGACCTTTCTCCTGCTCCTATTGTTATTCCGGATAGTCGAACCCTTAAGGTGGCGAACGGTTTTGATGGCCACTCTGATCACCTTGGGTGTCGTTTATCTCCTTTTTAACGTATTCTTGGGGACCCAGTTGCCCAAAGGGGTTTTAGGACTGTGA